The following are encoded together in the Kribbella sp. CA-293567 genome:
- a CDS encoding XRE family transcriptional regulator, with the protein MNVKTVERWVKGGIVPFARNRHQLSIRLSRDESYLWPDAVPPNRAADLAASELLKVYAHRSDVPRDEWLRLFESATKEIGVLVYAGLFFSEDPGLERILRKKAKAGVRIRMALGDPEDEHIADRGEAEGIGDGLAFKIRNALVNFRRLRATDGIEFRLHRTALHNSIYVADDQVLVNTHVYGLPAPLAPVLHLRKVPGGELTQTYLDSFERVWELGSPLIEEA; encoded by the coding sequence GTGAACGTCAAGACGGTCGAGCGCTGGGTCAAAGGTGGCATCGTTCCGTTCGCCCGGAACCGGCACCAGCTGTCGATCAGGCTGAGTCGCGACGAGTCCTACCTCTGGCCGGACGCTGTCCCGCCGAACCGCGCCGCCGATCTGGCCGCCAGTGAGCTTCTCAAGGTTTACGCACACCGCTCCGACGTACCGAGAGACGAGTGGCTCCGGTTGTTCGAGTCGGCTACCAAAGAGATCGGCGTGTTGGTTTACGCCGGGCTCTTCTTCTCCGAGGATCCAGGGCTCGAGCGGATCTTGCGGAAGAAGGCCAAGGCCGGAGTTCGGATCCGGATGGCTCTGGGCGACCCAGAGGATGAGCACATTGCCGATCGGGGTGAGGCTGAGGGAATCGGCGACGGCCTCGCCTTCAAGATCCGCAACGCGCTGGTCAACTTTCGTCGTCTACGAGCCACCGATGGCATCGAGTTCCGGTTGCATCGGACCGCTCTTCATAACTCGATCTACGTCGCCGACGACCAGGTGCTGGTCAATACGCACGTGTATGGGCTTCCTGCACCGCTGGCCCCGGTTCTGCACCTGCGAAAGGTTCCGGGCGGTGAGCTGACGCAAACCTACCTAGACAGCTTTGAGCGGGTTTGGGAGCTCGGCTCCCCACTCATCGAGGAGGCCTGA
- a CDS encoding NUDIX domain-containing protein translates to MAGRIDYYDDPSAPAANSMVPSANVVIENDTGEILMIRRSDNGNWAVPGGAIDLGESLSQAAIRETKEESGIDCEVIDVVGIYTDPKHIIFYTSNGEARQEFSILVKARAIGGELRTSSETTEVRWIARSELGGLQMDRSMRRRIEHYLKDAPTPYID, encoded by the coding sequence ATGGCCGGCCGGATCGACTACTACGACGATCCCTCAGCACCCGCTGCAAACAGCATGGTGCCGTCGGCAAACGTCGTGATCGAGAACGACACGGGCGAGATCCTGATGATCCGTCGCTCCGACAACGGGAACTGGGCTGTTCCCGGCGGGGCGATAGACCTCGGTGAGTCTCTCTCTCAGGCCGCGATCCGGGAGACGAAGGAAGAGTCTGGCATCGACTGCGAGGTGATCGATGTCGTAGGCATTTACACCGACCCTAAGCACATCATCTTCTACACGAGCAACGGCGAGGCACGTCAGGAGTTCTCCATCCTCGTGAAAGCGCGCGCCATCGGCGGTGAACTGCGCACCAGCTCTGAGACGACCGAGGTCCGCTGGATCGCCCGCAGTGAACTCGGCGGTCTTCAGATGGACCGCTCGATGCGACGCCGTATCGAGCACTATCTGAAAGACGCTCCGACGCCGTACATCGATTGA
- a CDS encoding PPC domain-containing DNA-binding protein yields MRAAELTMGRTFAVHFDHGDDFYPALADFCSEHDVRQGFIPMFIAGLREVQLVGTCEKLDNPDAPVWTSVHLENVEAFGGGTLAYDDASDSVRPHIHVSVGLKAQSASAHTSHLLGAKVQFLTEMYVVEVKSPGFTRIPRADLYDVPLLSWG; encoded by the coding sequence TTGCGCGCTGCTGAACTCACCATGGGACGCACGTTCGCCGTTCATTTCGACCATGGCGACGACTTCTACCCCGCGCTTGCGGACTTCTGCTCCGAGCACGATGTCAGGCAAGGCTTCATCCCGATGTTCATCGCTGGGTTGCGCGAGGTCCAGCTTGTCGGGACCTGCGAGAAGCTGGACAACCCCGACGCTCCTGTCTGGACGTCCGTCCACCTTGAGAATGTCGAGGCGTTCGGTGGAGGAACTCTGGCGTACGACGACGCGTCGGACTCCGTCCGCCCGCACATCCATGTCTCCGTCGGGCTGAAGGCGCAGTCGGCCAGCGCGCACACGAGCCACCTCCTCGGCGCCAAGGTTCAGTTCCTGACCGAGATGTACGTGGTCGAAGTGAAGTCGCCCGGTTTTACCCGCATCCCGCGAGCCGACCTGTACGACGTGCCGCTGCTGTCATGGGGCTAG
- a CDS encoding helix-turn-helix domain-containing protein: MTREILRRAIFDAQLSEEDLATKLAVDPRTVRRWLSGQVPRARRRAEVARLLGVDVETLWPASSALESLDDQPAELVAVYPRRVAITQGGWQSFFASAQSDIGVLAYSALFLAEDARIVRLLSEKVGEGVRVRIALGDPDGHHVGRRGIEEEIGPAMSMKVRNAIVLLKPLLQLDGIEFRLHDTALYNSMYRSDGQMLVNQHAFGSPAAQSPVYHYREGVGSVIFQNYLASFERIWALSRPTVVEAGGE, encoded by the coding sequence ATGACTAGAGAGATTCTCCGGCGGGCCATCTTCGACGCTCAGCTCTCTGAAGAGGACTTGGCGACGAAGCTGGCGGTCGACCCGAGGACCGTCCGCAGGTGGTTGTCCGGCCAGGTTCCGCGTGCGCGAAGGCGCGCCGAGGTTGCTCGCCTCCTGGGTGTCGATGTGGAGACGCTCTGGCCTGCTTCGAGCGCATTGGAATCTTTAGATGATCAGCCGGCCGAACTGGTGGCGGTCTACCCGCGCAGAGTTGCCATAACCCAAGGGGGCTGGCAGTCGTTCTTTGCCTCAGCCCAGTCCGACATCGGCGTTCTTGCTTACAGCGCTCTCTTTCTGGCTGAGGATGCCAGGATCGTCAGGCTTCTCTCCGAGAAGGTTGGAGAAGGAGTCCGGGTTCGGATCGCTCTGGGGGACCCTGACGGGCACCACGTTGGTCGCCGCGGCATCGAAGAGGAGATCGGTCCGGCGATGAGCATGAAGGTCCGAAACGCCATCGTGTTGCTGAAGCCTCTCCTGCAACTGGACGGGATCGAGTTCAGGTTGCACGACACTGCTCTGTACAACTCGATGTATCGGTCAGACGGGCAGATGCTGGTCAACCAGCATGCCTTCGGCTCGCCCGCGGCCCAGTCGCCGGTGTACCACTACCGCGAAGGCGTCGGCAGCGTCATCTTCCAGAACTACCTTGCCAGCTTCGAACGCATCTGGGCGCTCAGCCGTCCGACTGTGGTGGAAGCCGGTGGGGAGTAG
- a CDS encoding helix-turn-helix domain-containing protein yields the protein MTGGDRQPNDALRTARGALSQATLADQVNAAIYRATGRETVITAKSISDWERGWYSWPSADVRMALCEILGAPDAAALGFFKRRTRRAALETSPLVLPDLISGRGLVSVGSSNVVRVPDGRFFAGGELVMHHCIADEAGRGWLMINPSDGVTTSLRRTDRWSAVVTSDADGKYYVSDSRRFARQTGRRTNRQPVAAANVVDDLTAGIIWAVVNTDNALLADDAQIEASQSRLGHYVEQSASMAALNEVPDLELVTRHWLGSSFCSRHISRHVSRLAQEPFFWTREQSGEEASSWLLWNHKLDYLRYTSKRFAGMRRAFCVPEREIDTSPQYEKVLLLLTMALMEAFGITVELTTDSSLGPVEGFVIASEAIAANWLGGEELWHVDARPERSRRAAYQDLSDELAANSVIASDCSAARLEWMADYLGVSWRWFRRRCEELAVAGIDGIVQPRSRHLSTRGLDAAVRYVAHIHTIEGSCLARC from the coding sequence ATGACCGGTGGGGACCGACAACCAAACGATGCGCTGCGGACGGCGCGTGGAGCGTTGTCACAGGCAACTCTGGCCGATCAGGTGAACGCTGCGATCTACCGCGCCACAGGTCGGGAGACTGTGATCACGGCCAAATCGATCTCGGACTGGGAGCGGGGTTGGTACTCATGGCCATCCGCAGACGTCCGCATGGCGCTCTGCGAGATCCTGGGAGCTCCGGACGCTGCTGCCCTCGGGTTCTTCAAGCGACGTACGAGACGCGCGGCGCTGGAGACGTCACCACTTGTCCTCCCTGACTTGATCAGCGGCCGCGGCCTTGTGTCGGTTGGCTCTAGCAACGTAGTAAGGGTTCCAGACGGTCGCTTCTTCGCCGGCGGTGAACTGGTGATGCACCACTGCATCGCCGATGAGGCTGGGCGCGGCTGGTTGATGATCAATCCCTCAGATGGGGTGACCACATCTCTACGGCGTACCGATCGATGGAGTGCGGTGGTCACTTCTGATGCCGACGGCAAGTACTACGTGTCGGACTCGCGGCGATTCGCGCGGCAGACCGGCCGTCGTACCAATCGTCAGCCGGTGGCGGCCGCGAATGTCGTTGACGACCTCACAGCTGGCATCATCTGGGCGGTCGTCAATACCGACAACGCTTTGCTGGCAGACGATGCGCAGATAGAAGCGAGTCAATCGCGGCTGGGGCACTACGTGGAGCAGTCGGCTTCGATGGCCGCGCTGAACGAGGTGCCGGACCTGGAACTCGTCACGCGCCATTGGTTGGGTTCGAGCTTCTGCTCGCGGCATATCAGTCGCCATGTCAGCCGGCTCGCTCAGGAGCCGTTCTTTTGGACCCGAGAACAGTCTGGCGAGGAGGCATCCTCCTGGCTGCTGTGGAACCACAAGCTCGACTACCTCCGCTACACCTCCAAGCGCTTCGCCGGAATGCGTCGAGCGTTCTGTGTGCCCGAGCGGGAAATCGACACCTCTCCGCAGTACGAGAAGGTGCTTCTCCTGTTGACGATGGCCCTGATGGAAGCTTTCGGAATCACCGTGGAGTTGACTACCGATTCCTCACTCGGGCCGGTTGAAGGCTTCGTGATTGCCAGTGAGGCGATTGCGGCCAACTGGCTGGGTGGTGAGGAGCTTTGGCACGTCGACGCCAGGCCGGAGCGATCTCGCCGTGCGGCGTACCAGGATTTGAGCGATGAGCTGGCGGCGAACTCGGTTATCGCTTCCGACTGCTCTGCGGCTCGCCTGGAATGGATGGCAGACTATCTCGGCGTGTCCTGGCGCTGGTTTCGCCGCAGGTGTGAAGAGTTGGCTGTGGCGGGCATCGACGGGATCGTGCAGCCAAGGAGCAGACATCTCTCGACGCGCGGCCTTGATGCTGCCGTTCGCTATGTTGCTCATATCCATACGATCGAAGGAAGTTGCCTTGCGCGCTGCTGA
- a CDS encoding HD domain-containing protein: MTSVVEAKSLARDLLAEELPRRWAHTRGVAAQARRLAPGLGADAEVVEAAAWLHDIGYASKVAASGFHPLDGARYLRETRRADEIVCRLVAHHTCAVIEARERGIGALLDEFAVPNRQLLDALTYCDLTADVDGRTVAVEERLGEILRRYPPDHVVHRSIRRARPCLLRAASDVRRRLADF; this comes from the coding sequence GTGACCAGCGTGGTCGAGGCGAAGAGCTTGGCTCGCGACCTGCTCGCTGAGGAGTTGCCCAGGCGATGGGCACATACTCGGGGCGTCGCGGCTCAGGCGCGTCGGCTTGCCCCGGGCTTGGGGGCGGATGCCGAGGTCGTGGAGGCAGCAGCTTGGCTGCATGACATCGGCTACGCTTCGAAGGTGGCCGCTTCGGGGTTCCATCCTCTCGATGGGGCTCGCTATCTCAGGGAGACTAGGAGGGCTGACGAGATCGTCTGTCGTTTGGTGGCTCACCACACGTGCGCCGTCATTGAGGCGCGCGAGAGAGGCATCGGCGCCCTGCTTGACGAATTCGCGGTACCGAATCGGCAGTTGCTGGACGCGCTGACGTACTGCGATCTAACCGCGGACGTGGACGGTCGAACGGTTGCTGTCGAGGAGCGGCTGGGGGAGATTCTGCGCCGCTATCCGCCCGATCATGTTGTGCATCGATCGATCAGGCGAGCTAGGCCCTGCCTCCTGCGAGCGGCAAGTGATGTACGACGGCGGCTAGCTGATTTCTGA